In Dasypus novemcinctus isolate mDasNov1 chromosome 23, mDasNov1.1.hap2, whole genome shotgun sequence, the following proteins share a genomic window:
- the LOC101430775 gene encoding zinc finger protein 713 isoform X2 — translation MESVTFQDVAVDFTREEWDQLYPSQKNLYRDVMLENYRNLVALGHQLYKPEVITQLEEEEQWMMERGSPLDTCRDGENRPEMKKSTPNQIIFDENQTHDMIMERLTGDSLWFSILGGFWEFDYQLELNQDQQRHLGQVSFSHRTITQERNLDCNKFGENFNLNSNLISHQRIPSMKKPPNSDIQGSGTKHKADLIYYQGNYISENPYEYNECGNIFNQHILLANNILMGEKPSECGKAFSHSSSLAQHQIVLTGEKPYKCDECGKRFSQRIHLIQHQRIHTGEKPFICNECGKAFRQHSSFTQHLRIHTGEKPYKCNQCGKAFSRITSLTEHHRLHTGEKPYECSFCGKAFSQRTHLNQHERTHTGEKPYKCNECGKAFSQSAHLNQHRKIHTREKLCEYNKCEKALSHNPSLIQQHITHGGGII, via the exons GAATCAGTGACCTTCCAGGATGTGGCTGTGGACTTCACCAGAGAGGAGTGGGACCAGCTGTATCCTTCTCAGAAGAACTTGTACagagatgtgatgctggagaactaCAGGAATCTGGTCGCATTGG GGCATCAACTTTATAAGCCAGAGGTGATCACTCAGTTGGAGGAAGAGGAACAGTGGATGATGGAAAGAGGGAGCCCACTTGACACCTGTCGAG ATGGGGAGAATAGAcctgaaatgaaaaagtcaactcCAAACCAGATTATTTTTGATGAAAATCAAACCCATGACATGATAATGGAGAGACTAACAGGAGACAGTCTCTGGTTCTCCATCTTAGGAGGATTCTGGGAGTTTGATTACCAGTTAGAGTTGAACCAAGACCAACAGAGACATTTGGGACAAGTATCTTTCTCCCACAGAACTATCACTCAGGAGAGAAATCTTGACTGTAATAAATTTGGGGAAAACTTTAACCTGAACTCAAACCTTATTTCTCATCAAAGAATTCCTTCAATGAAAAAACCCCCAAATTCTGACATACAAGGAAGTGGCACCAAACATAAAGCAGACTTGATTTACTATCAAGGAAACTATATAAGTGAGAATCCCTATGAATATAATGAGTGTGGCAACATCTTCAATCAACATATTCTTCTTGCTAATAATATTCTTATGGGAGAGAAACCCAGtgaatgtgggaaggccttcaGCCACAGCTCATCTCTTGCCCAACATCAGATAGTCCTTACAGGAGAGAAGCCCTATAAGTGTGATGAATGTGGGAAGAGATTCAGCCAGAGGATACATCTTATTCAACATCAAAGAATTCACACAGGTGAAAAACCCTTtatatgcaatgaatgtgggaaagccttccgtCAGCATTCATCCTTTACTCAACATctgagaattcatactggagagaagccctataAATGTAATCAATGTGGTAAAGCCTTTAGCCGTATCACATCCCTTACTGAACATCATAGacttcatactggagagaaaccttacgaATGTAGtttctgtgggaaagccttcagccaGAGAACACATCTAAATCAACATGAGAGAACGcatacaggagagaaaccctataaatgtaatgaatgtgggaaagcctttagccaGAGTGCACACCTAAATCAACATAGGAAAATCCATACTCGAGAGAAATTATGTGAatataataaatgtgaaaaagCCTTAAGCCATAACCCTTCACTTATTCAGCAGCACATAACTCATGGGGGAGGAATCATATGA